Within Dysgonomonas sp. HDW5A, the genomic segment AAATCCTGATTTAACACTAACGGTCAATAGAAACGACCTGAGTTTAATAATGATGGGAGTGAAAAATTTTGACGATTTAATAGCTTCCGGCATTGTTCAAGCTAAAGGAGATACAAAAATTATCAGCCAATTAGCATCCGTGCTGGATCAATTTGAAATTGGTTTTGAGATTTTACCAGGAACCATATCTAAGAAGACTGACCAACCGAAAAATCCTTCTTTTAAACAGGATCAACCTGCTGTTATCGGAGCCGATTAATAGATCATTTCTAAGTGAGAAAATGATAAGAAAAAGTATCCGATAATCATTAGATTATCGGATACTTTTTCTTATTGCTTGTTTAAAGTTAGGTCATATCATAAATCATTATTCAAAATCGATATAATTATTTGTTTTTCCACTATTAATATCATTTGAATCTCTGTCTTCGCAATTCAAACACAAGGAAATATACAAAGTTAATATTTGTCAGCAAAAGCTAGGATTTTATATATAACAATTCCGATGTTTAATTTAACTGTTGGTATACTTCTCAATTATTATTTACACTTAATACATCCACATCCATAGATTCAAATTCAGAATTGTTGCTTAAGAACTCGGGGACAATTTTTTTCATTGTTGCAACAAGCTGATACTTATCTTCTTTTTGTGCAATAGAAATAATAGATTCGATTTGAGGTAAAATATCCTGAAAGTGGTATTCGCGTACCTTAGCTTTCATTATCTTCTCATGAGTTGTTTGTTCAGTAATCTCTGAATCATTTAGTAACTCTTCATATAGCTTTTCACCGGGGCGTAATCCCGAAAATTCAATTCGGATATCTTTTTCGGGAATAAGCCCTACCAGTTTAATCATTTTTTCGGCAAGGTCATATATCTTAACAGGCTGTCCCATATCAAATACATAGATGTATCCGGATTTTCCGATAACAGACGCTTCTAATACCAAACGACAGGCCTCAGGTATTGTCATAAAATAACGGGTTATCTCGCGATGGGTAACAGTTATAGGTCCCCCACTCTCTATTTGTTTTCTAAATAGTGGAATTACAGACCCATTACTGCCTAAAACATTACCAAAGCGAGTGGTTACGAATTTTGTCCTGAATTTATTCTTATATAAGTCATTGGCACAACTTTGAACGTATATTTCGGCTAGACGTTTTGTGGCACCCATAATATTGGTTGGATTAACAGCCTTATCTGTAGATATCATGATAAACATTTCAACTGCATTTTCGATTGCCAGATCTACTACTAGTTTTGTTCCATGAACATTGGTAAGTACAGCTTCACACGGGTGTTTTTCCATTAAAGGAACATGTTTGTATGCTGCAGCATGATAAACAATATTAGGACGATATTCCGTGAAAACTTGTGCAAGTTTACTTCTGTTACGAACATCACCTACAATTGCAGTATAATTGAGGTTAGGATACTTCTTCTGCAATTCTATATCCAAGTCATACAAGGGAGTCTCTGCCTGATCCAAACATACTATATATCGAGGTCCTAAATTTGCTAATTGTCTGACAATCTCACTTCCTATCGAACCAGCAGCCCCCGTTACTAATATTGTTTTATCCTTTACATTTTCTCCAATTATTTCTAAACTAATATTTATTTCGGATCGCCCCAACAGATCTTCAATTTGAATAGGACGTATACGATTTACAGCATCCGTCAGTTGAGACATGTTATCTATATTAGTTTCTTGTGTTATATAGATATGAGTATTTGAACTAAATAACTTTTCAACATAGGCAACATGATCTTTCAGGTCGGATTCTTTCGTAAATAATACATCTTTAATCTTATATTTATTAAGATCATCAGGTTTTTTGAGAACAAAAACAGGAAGATCAATTACTTTCTTCAATTGAGAATCGGATTCGACAGTAAGGAACCCTATTATTTTAAATTTATGCGAACTTGTTCTTAGTAATTGTGCGGCAGCAATAGTGGCTTCATCTAATCCCCAAACATATACAGGAATAGCCAGTTTATATTCATATCTCTGAATCAATATTTGATAGCTACATACAACAATGATACGAAAACTATAAAGCCCAACCAGTGATGCTAAAAACAGTGTGGTACAATAGGCCAGAGAAACACCGCCCGACAACCCCATTACTTTGTGAAGAGTGAGAAAGAGTAGAGAGTCAGCAAATAATGTAGCAATAAGTATACGTTGAAATTCGTAAACAGTAGAATAACGAACAATTCCTCTGTATGTTTTAAATACCCAAAAAAACAAAAGATTGAAAAAGATAGCAACACCCAGATATTCAACAAAGCGAGGATGATACACTATCGTGATTTTATTATATATCTTAAGAGTTAGGAAATACGAAATCACTGTAGCACATAAAATATTGCTGATATCAATGAACAATATAAACCACCTGCTTAACAAGCGGTTTTTGAGAAATTTATTATATATAATTCTTCCTATTTGATTAATCATGAGAGTTCTTTATAACTTTAATAATAGTTTGATTGAATCAGTTACTCTATATAAATCATTTGAACTTAGGTTTGTTCCTGATGGCAGGCATAAACCATTTTTAAATAATTGCTCGCTCGTTCCATCCCCAAAAAATGGATAATCTTTAAATACGGGTTGTAGATGCATTGGTTTCCAAAGTGGTCTTGATTCTATATTAGCATCATTGAGTATCTCATATAGCTTTTCTCTGGTTATACCATTCATTTTTTGTGGATCAACCAAAATAGATGTCAACCAATAATTGGAAAAATAATCGGAAGAGGGCTCTGTTTGAAAACTGATACCATCCAATCCTTCTAGCTGTTCTCTATAAAATTGATTATTTTCTCTTCTTTGTTTAACTCGCTCTTGTAGTACCAACATTTGACCACGTCCAATACCTGCCACAACATTACTCATTCTATAGTTATATCCTATATGTGTATGTTGATAATGAGGTGCTGCATCACGGGCTTGAGTTGCCAGGAAACGAGCTGTTTTTATATATTCTTCGTTATGTGAAACCAAAGCTCCACCACCTGATGTTGTGATAATCTTATTTCCGTTAAATGACAGAATAGATATATCTCCGAGTGTTCCGCAATGTTGATGTTTATACTCCGAACCTAATGCTTCGGCAGCATCTTCAACAATCGGTATTTCATATTTGACTGAAATTGCTTTTATTTCAGCCATATTTGCCGGCATTCCATAAAGGTGGACAACGATGATAGCTTTAGGTTTCTTCCCTTTGGATAGGCGGTCTTTGAGAGCCCTTTCTAAATGCTCGGGCGACATATTCCATGTCTCCTTTTCACTATCAATAAAAATTGGGGTTGCTCCTTGATAAACTATCGGATTGGCAGATGCCGAAAATGTAAAGCTTTGGCAAAGAACCTCATCTCCGGCTTTTACTCCTAAAATAATTAATGCGAGATGTAGTGCTGCTGTACCAGCACTTAATGCTGCAACTGAGACTCCGTCATGAAGATAATCAGCTAATTGCTTTTCAAAAGCATCCACATTAGGTCCCATTGGTACAATCCAATTAGTATCAAATGCTTCTTTTACAAAATCTAGCTCACGACCTCCCATATGTGCCAGAGAAAGCCAAATACGATTATTGCTCATATCTTTTCTAAATATTTTATGACCTTACAAGGCACGCCTGCGGCAACTACATTGTCAGGAATATCGTTTGTGATTACCGATCCGGCTCCAATGATGCACCATTGCCCAATCTTAATACCTGGTATAACAGTCGATCCAGCACCTATTAAAGTACCTTCTCCAACTTCGACTCCCCCACATAAGTTTACTCCGGGAGCAATGTGTACAAAATCGTGGATATTGCAGTCATGATCTACAGTGGCTGCTGTATTTATAATCACATGTTTTCCTATTTGTGAACAAGATTGTATAATTGAGCCTTGAACGATAACAGTTCCATCACCTATGGATACATTCCGTGATATCACAGCATTCGTCGATATTGCTTTATCATAGGTAACTTCGTTGAGATCTGTAGCAATTTTTTTCCGTATCGAATTATTACCGATACTGATGATCAATGGTGATTTGATTTCCGGAGAAACAGGTATTCCCATAAAATCTTTGATTGTTTTATTATCATCATATAACTCTTCAACAGTAATGTCATTTAATTGAAGAATGTCTATAATTACCTTAGCATGGCCACCTGCACCAAACAGATATACTTTTTTCATCTTTCTTGATTTCCTTCAAATTTTTCTATTGTAACACTTTTTTCGGAAGTAATCCCTTCCGACTTAAATACTTTTACTATCGTAAGACATATTATTTTAATGTCTAACAACAGAGATATATGATCAACATACCAGACATCAAGCCTGAATTTTTCTTGCCACGAAATAGCATTTCTACCATTTACTTGTGCCCATCCTGTAATTCCAGGACGAACCTCGTGTCTACGTACCTGATCCTCATCATATAACGACAGATACTCTATCAATAGAGGACGGGGTCCCACCAAACTCATATCTCCTTTAATAACATTGAGTAATTGAGGTATTTCATCTAAGGAAGTTTTTCTTACAAATCTGCCAATAGAGGTCAATCTATCCTCATCAGCTAGAAGATTTCCATTAGAATCTTTTCGATCATTCATTGTTTTAAACTTAACAATTTTGAATACCCTATTGTTCTTACCAGGACGTGTTTGAAAGAAAAAAGGTTTTCCATTATTAGCTATTGTAAAAAATAGAATTAGAATTAAGAACATGGGTAACAGTATGATAAATGCTACTAATGAGAAAATTAAATCCAAGACAGGTTTAAAAATATTTTTATACATCGCCTAACAATTTGTTATAAAATTTAATCCACTCATTAGTAATTGTCTGTCCCGAAAAATTATCAAGAACATATTGTCTGCCATTCTTTCCCAGCAACATTCTCTTCTCTTTATTTATGACTAGAGTTTCCATTAATAAGTATAATCCATCCACATTACTAACCTCATGTCTGAGGCCTGTTTTATCGTTTATTATGGTTTCTCTAAGCCCATATGTATCGCTACAGATTATAGGTTTCTCTAATAAGGAGGCTTCGATCACGCTAGTGCCAAATCCTTCCCGATAGCTTGGTAAGCAAAATATATCACATGCTTGTATCATCTTCTCGGCTATTGTTGTTGGTCCTCCAAAATATATAGAATCTATATTTTGATATTTAAGTCGAGTAATACTCTCTATATTCTCTTCATCAAATCCAATAAGTAATAAGCGTATATCTTGATATTTTTCTTTCAGTTTAAGAAATGCATCTATAAGATCAAAAATACCTTTGTCCTTATTTAGACGCCCTAGAAACATAAATACTATTTCATGAGGCTCAATACCCAATTCTTTTCTCATATATTGTGATACCAGATCATCAGGAACAAACCTGTTAGTATCTACTCCACTAATAGAGCCTTTTCCTAATACTTTGGAATCTTTCGCCTTTATAATTTTATTTTGTATCAGATATTCTCTCTGTGACTGTCCATCAACCAATATACAAGTAGAATTGGTCGCTATACATATGTCCATGAACTTAAGTAATGCTCTCATGAATCCCTTTTGAGTATGCCAAACCTGTCCTGTGAAAATGTGGATGCGATTCTTTATTCCGCTCAATCTGGCAGCAGTCATGGCTATCAATCCCGCCTTTGGTGTAACAGAATGGACTGCATCAAAATTGTTTTCTTTTAAATATCTACGAAGCAGCAATAGTGCCTTTGTATCCTGCACTATATTTATTTTTCTAAAGAGTGGAATACTTTTTATTTCGACTAAAGGTATATCCTTGAGAGTATCCATATTTTCATTAACCAGATTGGCTACTAAATAAATATCATAGTCACGAGACAGCTCTCTTATGTGATTATATAAGAAAGCTCTTACTGTTATAGGAGATGATACTACAAAGCATATTTTCTTTTTCATAAAAGACAAACATTAATTTTGAGATACTGATTATCGATACATTGATCAGATTACTTTCAATTTTGTTAGAATTAGAAAAACAGACCGAAACAAGTTCTTTTTCTTATTCTTCAATGGGTGATTCAGGTATATTAAGTCCAGCTCGTATAACTTATTTTTCATTTCCTTATATTCGGATAGTTTACACTTGTCTTTAGAAAGTTGATAAAATAACGAGACATTCAAGAAAGTTAATCTTTCCTCAATTAATGAAATCGATCGCTTGTCATCACAGTCATATGCCAACGATTTGATATGCTCCATAACCGTTATGAGGTCTGATCGCAATTTCAACCTTTTTGAACGATCGGTATTTCGGGTTATTGAACTCTGATTCTGAAAGAAACATGCAACAAGTAGCGATGTTGAAGCAAATCTCTTTGCTTTTAGAAACACTCTTGTATTAAATTCATAATCTTCGATGTATATTCTCTCCAGGAAAAAGAGATTATGCGAAATCAAAAATTCTCTTAAATAGATTTTATTACAAGCCGAATCCATACAATTTGTTTTCGAATAATAATCTACTCCGCTATAAATACCCGAATTTGTAAATATTTTGCTGTACGTAATCTTCCCATCCTCATTAACGCCCTGGGCTCCAAATTCTAAGACATCTACACTTAATTGGATACACTGGTTTATTAACATTCCCAAAGTATTATCTAAATAATAATCGTCTGAATCAAGAAACAACAGATATCTACCCTGAGCTTGTTCGATTCCCGTATTGCGAGCCCCCCCCAGTCCTTTATTCTTTTGGCTTATGATTATAATATTGTCTTTATCTTTTGCATATTCTTCCACAATAAACCTGCTGTTATCAGGAGACTCATCATCTATGACTACAACTTCAAAGCGATTGTGATCAATATTTTGTCTATATACAGAATCTAAACAAGACCTAATATATTTCTCTACATTGTATATGGGTATTATTATACTTAATTCTTTCATCATATTCTTAGATCAATATATTATTACATTCATTATGAAGGTAAAAGAGAAATATGCTAATAAAACAAACCCAATTTTAACCTGTTGATTATTTACCAGATTTTCTTTTAAAAGGGGATAAATAACTATCAAGGCGAGTATAAACCAAGATAGATAGGCAAACCTGTTTGAATAACTGGCTCTAATTATAAGTATCCAGAAGGCATTGGATAGAAGATATATAGTATAAAGGCAATTATATATTCTATCCTCAAAATGCAGCTTATTGATATAATACCATCCGGCAAATGCTCCGATACTGCTATAAAGAAGAAAATCCCAGCGAAACCTTGTTGCTGCAATGATACTACTATTACCTTCATTAGTCAGGTAACTAATTCGATCATCAATATTTAAGTTTGAAAAAAGATTCTCCCAAAAATGACCTAGAGAGACTGACAATAGAATACATAATACCCAAAACATAAGTATCCTGTTCGGTTTATGATATAATTGAGCTACTATAAAACAGATTGTAGGGAGTAATATTGATTTATGAAAACCAATAGCGACTATTATCCAAAGTATTTGAAATAACCGTTTATCACGGGATATAGCCAGAATAAACAAGCTTGTAGATAAACCGTTTCGTATACCATTAGTTCCATAAGCCCAAAAGGAAAATGAAATAATCAATGCCAGGAATGCATAAAAAGCATATTCTCCAAACCATTTCTTTGAAACAATGTAGAGGGGAACAATATATATAATAGCACAAAGAAGAAAGTACGATTGAACATTCATTATTTTGGAACATAAAAACGAATAGGCATCAAACAGAACATCTCCTGTAATGGGTATAAATTGTGATCCCTGTTTTGTCATATTAAAAAATGCAGCATATGATACCATATCAACAAATACCTCATTAATAGGGCGTAACCCTATATAAAAGATGGAGAAGAACAATACAAAGAAGTTCATGTTCCTTATATAAGACAGATTTTTGCGATCATCAATATCCAAAGTAAAACTATGTAGTATTGTAAATAGCACAACAAGTAGCATTACATAAAAATATATGGATGCATAAATATTTGCAGATATAAAATCAATAGTCATCATCCTACATCATTTTAGTATTGATGAAATCTACCAAATGCCGACAAATCTCATTTATATTGTATTTTTCTCGTACCTTAATTGCTTCATTCTTTAATCTGTTTCGCCTCTCCTTGTCATTCATCAATTGCTTTAATTCGGAAGTAAATAGCTCCCGATTTTTCAATGGAATAAGGATTCCATTTCTATTATGGTCTATAATATCGGCAGGACCAACTTTACAATCATAGGCAATACAAGCTAAAGGAACCGACATTGCTTCAATCAGGACATTCGGAAAACCTTCGGAAAGAGACGTAAATGCAAAAATCTCAGCATCGTTTAAATAATCATCTACATTTGATTTGGGACCTTCCAAAAATATATTATGCTGTAAAGGGTTATTCTCAATTTTACTTTTCAGGTGATCATATAACTCCCCTCCTCCAACAATTACTAAATTCCAAGTATCATCGTTTATGGCCGTAAAAATATCAATCAGTTCTTCATGATTTTTCAGCTTATCAAGTCTGCCTACAGTCAGTATAGTATGCGATTTAGGAGAATCTCCTTTATATCGAATCTGCTTTATCGGATTATTCAATACCAAAATATTCTCATTCAACTTTAATTTATGGAAATGCTTTTGCGCCTCAGTTGTTTGAGCAATAATACCTTTAGCAAAGGGATAAAGAGCATTTCTTAATTTATCATTCACATATCCGTTGTTTGCATAAGGATTGTTTCTGTCTGATACAAATATTTCTTTTATACCAAGGCTTCTGCATGCCAGTATGGAAAGGCTGTTAAATCTTTCACCAAAAGAAAGAAATACATTCTCCTCTAATTTAAGTCGTTTAAGATTATGCCTCAGATTCAACATAATTTTCAGTTTATTGAAAATTTTTCCCGTATAATCAATATCCGATGTTATAAGTTCAACTTTGGGGTTAATATCATACTGTATCGTATGTTTGATCAATGTTACAATCGATACAATATAATTATCCTGAACCAAGTGATTCGATAGTTCTGTAACTACTCTCTCCATGCCACCTAAACCCAAAGTTGGCAATATGAATATTATATTTCGATCCTTCTTCATCTACTTCTTGTATGAAATTATTCTTGCAGGATTTCCAGCTACAACAGCATTGTTTGGAACATCCGATAAAACAATTGATCCGGCTCCTATAGTGACATTATTCCCGATATGGATATTTCCGATAATTACAGCATTCGCGGAAATAATAACGTTATCGCCAATAGTTGGATAAATATTCTCCTTAGTTGATTTTACACCGATTGTTACATTCTGAAATATCCTGCAATCGTAACCAAGAGATACACCTTCTCCTATAACAATTCCAACGGGATGAGGCAGAACTGTTCTTTTTTTTCCCAGATACCGCATTCCTCGGGTAATATCACAAGACCTCACAGGTTTGAATGACAAATAGTATTTGAATGAATAATAAAGTTCTTTGGGGATATGAATGTATCGTTGGAAGGCAAAATAGATATTCTTCACCTTTGCTCCCTCCCAAAGCTTAATATTGGCAATTCTTTTTATAGTATCCATTTGCGTAAACTTTGATTGTTATTAAAGATGTATAACTTATAAAAAGTTTCGAACACGATAGAGCTTATGAAAATAATGACTAAAACATATAAGTTACATTTCAGAAATAAGATAGGTAATAGAGCAATAAAAAGAAATAAACTATAGAAAGTAGTCTTAAGCATAATGTTTTTATCACTATTAATTATCAGGTAATAATTGAGCAATGTATTTACTGCAAAAAATGTTGCCGAGATTGTCAATAATATTACATAAGGAATTGCGGGAGCCAATTCTTCTCCTCCCAGAAAAAGAACAATTTGTTTCGAGAAAATAAATATCAAAAGACTATAAAGAACTCCTACAAATATAGTTGCTATAAAAACCAACTTCGAAAAAGAATGATTCCTGTTTTTTATTAATCTTGGTAATACGGCAACAGGTACAGTTTGATACAAGGAGGTGAAAAGCCCAACCAATTTCATAGCCAAATCGTAATATGCAACTACGGTTTTGGTAAAAAGAATTCCGACTAAGACTATAACGGTTTTATCTCTCAGGTTATAAGACAGTTTTGTTGAAAATATGGTAAAACTTTCAATAAAATAAGTCTTCATAATTTGAATGGATGGTAAGACAAAACGAATTTTCTCTTTTACAAAAACTATGTATAAAGCAATCATTCCTCCAATGAAAGCTCCCAGTCCATTCAGTAATGGGATTTTAAAATAATCTGATTGATCTTTAATTACAAAAAATACCAAAACGAGAAAAATAGAACGGGTAAAGACATTTATGAAGGTCACATACTTCAATTTTTCGATGCCTTGAAAGAAAAATTGAGGAAATAGAAACTCATTAAATGTAAACGTAAATGCAAATAGATAAAGAATTTTATGTTCCCTCATAACAGGAAGCATCCACATACATAGTGCAAGTACGCCTAAGCAAATAATCCAGAGCATAAGTTTTAGTAATAGTATTGACGACACGACTTCTGATATTTTACGAGTATCATGTACATTCTCTGAAATACTTTTCGTTCCGGAAATATTAAATCCAAATTCTATTACAAGAGAAAAATATCCAATAATGGATTGTGCAAATACAACTGTACCATACATTTCGGGCCCTACAACCCGTATTAAATAGGGATATGTAATCAATGGCACTAATAAATTGAAAATTTGAAGAAGTGACAGATATGAAAAATTTTCAATAAACTTATAGTTATTCTTAAAAGATTGAGGTATTCTTAATTTACTCATCATCAAAAATTAATCATTAAATATGCCTTTATTTTCATAGCATAAACCACTTCATATCATACGGTCTTTAGCTTTTCTTTAAGCTATAGCATACTCCCTTATCTTTGATTGAAGCAGAAAAGTCTAAACCCTCAAACTCCTTATGTGTAACAGCTAGAACAACTGCATCGAATTTTGCTGTCGGAAGTTTAGTTTCAATATCCAATCCATACTCGTGATAAACCTCCTCCGGATTTGCCCACGGATCATATATTACAACATTAGTATCATATTCCTTCAACTCACGAATAACATCTACCACCCTGGTATTCCTAACATCGGGACAGTTCTCCTTGAAGGTTATGCCCAACACCAGAATATCAGCCCCTTTAACTTGAATACCTGATCTTATCATTTTTTTCACCACCTCGCTGGCAACATATTCGCCCATACTGTCATTCATACGTCTGCCCGAAAGAATTATTTCGGGGTGATAACCGTATTCTTGAGCTTTTTGTGCTAAATAATAAGGGTCTACACCTATACAATGACCTCCCACTAACCCCGGGTTGAATTTTAAAAAATTCCATTTGGTGGCAGCAGCCTCAAGAACCGCAGTAGTGTCAATATCCATGCGATCGAATATCTTCTTCAGTTCGTTTACAAAAGCAATATTAATATCTCGTTGCGAATTCTCAATTACTTTAGCAGCTTCGGCGACTTTTATGGAGGGCGCTAAATGTGTACCGGCAGTTATAACTGAGGAATATAAGGCATTGACTTTTTCTCCTATTTGAGGAGTCGATCCTGAGGTTACTTTCTTAATTTTTTCGACTGTATGTTCTTTATCTCCCGGATTTATTCTTTCAGGAGAATATCCGGCAAAGAAATCTACATTAAATTTGAGTCCCGATATTTTTTCTACAACCGGTATACAGTCATCTTCCGTAGCTCCCGGATATACCGTAGATTCGTAAATGACAATATCATCTTTGCCAACCACCTTACCTATAGTCTCACTCGCTCTATAAAGAGGAGTAAGGTCTGGACGATTATTTTTATCTACAGGAGTGGGTACAGTAACAATATAATAGTTACAATCTTTAATATCATCAAGGTCGGATGAACAATATAATCCGTTCGTATCATCACTTTCGTTCTTTAATACAGATCGAAGAACCGACTCTTCCACCTCCAATGTACAATCATATCCACTCATCAGTTGATCAACCCGAGACTTGTTTACATCAAAACCGACTACAGGATATTTAGTTGCAAATAATCGGGCTAGTGGTAGTCCTACGTAGCCAAGACCTATAATTCCTATTTTAGCTTTATCCATTTTATTTCAGATTTTCCCAGTACCATTGGACTGCTTCTTTGAGACCTTGTTTCATACTATATTGCGGATGATATCCGAGTAAACTTTCGGCTTTCTCTATACTTGCCAATGAATGAGGTATATCTCCCGACCTATTATCGCCGTATATTACTTCAATATTCGCTATTTGAGAGTCGTATTGACTCAAGTATTCTTTGAGATACCCAACTAATTGATTTAATGTAGTCCGTTCGCCATATGCAGTATTATATACAGTATTCAGAGCACTCTTATCAGAAACAGAAAGAGCCAGTAGGTTCATTTGAACTACGTTTTTGATATACGTAAAATCTCTTGAATACTCACCATCTCCATTAATAACAGGTGATTCGTGATCTATTAGTTTCTTTACAAACAAGGGAATCACTGCTGCATAGGCTCCATTGGGATCTTGTCTACGCCCAAATACATTAAAATACCTCAACCCAATACATTCCATACCATATGTTCTCGAAAATACATCTGCATATAATTCATTCACATATTTGGTTATTGCGTATGGCGACAATGGTTTTCCAATAACATCTTCCACTTTGGGTAATGACTTGGAATCACCATAAGTAGAAGAACTGGCTGCATAAATAAACCGCTTTACATTGGCTTCTCTTGCTGCAACAAGCATATTCAGGAAACCTGATACATTAACATCGTTGCTCGTTATAGGATCGGCAATCGAACGGGGTACTGATCCTAAAGCGGCTTCATGTAAAACGTAATCAACTCCTTTTGTAACTTTCTGACAATCTTCTATTTTGCGAATATCTCCGACAATTAACTTGAAGTTTTTATTATCAAATAAATGAAGTATGTTCTCTATTTTACCGGTAGAAAAATTATCTAAGCAAACTACTTTACAATCCTGTTTTAGTAACTCTTCACATAGATTAGAACCTATAAATCCGGCTCCCCCCGTAACTAGTATCGTCGAATTATTTAATTTGATATCCATAAGCTTTTCCATATCCATATTTGTAGTTACTGTCTAAATGTGAATCATTTAAAACTAAATACATATTCATTAATTTACCTTCTTCCTTTTGAGCATTCATAAAATTGACTGCAGTCTTAGGTGTAATACCTTCACGGACAATATACAAAGTAGCATCTACGTATTCATCGATAAGGTATGTATCTGATACCAAACCTACTGGAGCAGTATCAATTATTATAAAATCATATTCTTTTTTAACCTCTGAAAGAAGCTCTTTGAGACGTGGATTCATTAGCAATTCATTCGGATTTGGAGGAATTGTTCCTGACTGCATAATTTTCAAATTCTTATGTAACTCCGAATCACTTACATAATTCTCCCATGGGTCTTCATCTGCTAAATAATCACTTAATCCTCTTTTGTTATCTAATTTTAAATATCTATGCAGTTTGGGATTTCTTATATCGCCTCCGATCAATAGTACTTTCTTACCCGATAAAGCAAAACTCATTGATAAGTTTAAGCTTATAAATGTCTTACCTTCCCCTGTTGTAGTAGATGTAACTAGAATCAGCTGATTCACTTTATGATAAAATATAAAGTTCAGATTGTTTCTTAAAGAGCGAAACATTTCTGCTATTCCCGAGTTCTGGTT encodes:
- a CDS encoding UDP-N-acetylglucosamine 4,6-dehydratase family protein, with protein sequence MINQIGRIIYNKFLKNRLLSRWFILFIDISNILCATVISYFLTLKIYNKITIVYHPRFVEYLGVAIFFNLLFFWVFKTYRGIVRYSTVYEFQRILIATLFADSLLFLTLHKVMGLSGGVSLAYCTTLFLASLVGLYSFRIIVVCSYQILIQRYEYKLAIPVYVWGLDEATIAAAQLLRTSSHKFKIIGFLTVESDSQLKKVIDLPVFVLKKPDDLNKYKIKDVLFTKESDLKDHVAYVEKLFSSNTHIYITQETNIDNMSQLTDAVNRIRPIQIEDLLGRSEINISLEIIGENVKDKTILVTGAAGSIGSEIVRQLANLGPRYIVCLDQAETPLYDLDIELQKKYPNLNYTAIVGDVRNRSKLAQVFTEYRPNIVYHAAAYKHVPLMEKHPCEAVLTNVHGTKLVVDLAIENAVEMFIMISTDKAVNPTNIMGATKRLAEIYVQSCANDLYKNKFRTKFVTTRFGNVLGSNGSVIPLFRKQIESGGPITVTHREITRYFMTIPEACRLVLEASVIGKSGYIYVFDMGQPVKIYDLAEKMIKLVGLIPEKDIRIEFSGLRPGEKLYEELLNDSEITEQTTHEKIMKAKVREYHFQDILPQIESIISIAQKEDKYQLVATMKKIVPEFLSNNSEFESMDVDVLSVNNN
- a CDS encoding DegT/DnrJ/EryC1/StrS aminotransferase family protein; the encoded protein is MSNNRIWLSLAHMGGRELDFVKEAFDTNWIVPMGPNVDAFEKQLADYLHDGVSVAALSAGTAALHLALIILGVKAGDEVLCQSFTFSASANPIVYQGATPIFIDSEKETWNMSPEHLERALKDRLSKGKKPKAIIVVHLYGMPANMAEIKAISVKYEIPIVEDAAEALGSEYKHQHCGTLGDISILSFNGNKIITTSGGGALVSHNEEYIKTARFLATQARDAAPHYQHTHIGYNYRMSNVVAGIGRGQMLVLQERVKQRRENNQFYREQLEGLDGISFQTEPSSDYFSNYWLTSILVDPQKMNGITREKLYEILNDANIESRPLWKPMHLQPVFKDYPFFGDGTSEQLFKNGLCLPSGTNLSSNDLYRVTDSIKLLLKL
- a CDS encoding acetyltransferase, with amino-acid sequence MKKVYLFGAGGHAKVIIDILQLNDITVEELYDDNKTIKDFMGIPVSPEIKSPLIISIGNNSIRKKIATDLNEVTYDKAISTNAVISRNVSIGDGTVIVQGSIIQSCSQIGKHVIINTAATVDHDCNIHDFVHIAPGVNLCGGVEVGEGTLIGAGSTVIPGIKIGQWCIIGAGSVITNDIPDNVVAAGVPCKVIKYLEKI
- a CDS encoding sugar transferase — encoded protein: MYKNIFKPVLDLIFSLVAFIILLPMFLILILFFTIANNGKPFFFQTRPGKNNRVFKIVKFKTMNDRKDSNGNLLADEDRLTSIGRFVRKTSLDEIPQLLNVIKGDMSLVGPRPLLIEYLSLYDEDQVRRHEVRPGITGWAQVNGRNAISWQEKFRLDVWYVDHISLLLDIKIICLTIVKVFKSEGITSEKSVTIEKFEGNQER
- a CDS encoding glycosyltransferase family 4 protein, which encodes MKKKICFVVSSPITVRAFLYNHIRELSRDYDIYLVANLVNENMDTLKDIPLVEIKSIPLFRKINIVQDTKALLLLRRYLKENNFDAVHSVTPKAGLIAMTAARLSGIKNRIHIFTGQVWHTQKGFMRALLKFMDICIATNSTCILVDGQSQREYLIQNKIIKAKDSKVLGKGSISGVDTNRFVPDDLVSQYMRKELGIEPHEIVFMFLGRLNKDKGIFDLIDAFLKLKEKYQDIRLLLIGFDEENIESITRLKYQNIDSIYFGGPTTIAEKMIQACDIFCLPSYREGFGTSVIEASLLEKPIICSDTYGLRETIINDKTGLRHEVSNVDGLYLLMETLVINKEKRMLLGKNGRQYVLDNFSGQTITNEWIKFYNKLLGDV